One genomic segment of Pseudomonas sp. p1(2021b) includes these proteins:
- a CDS encoding AraC family transcriptional regulator, with translation MSLPDTPEHTPLTADTVLRYHLCWKHRDLDGVMALYHPDIQYHDFFQNRVLGFDELRDYVRASLPHQAGEDIVHSDRIRVDGCTAFIQYQVTVQGGDGLVAFQSSEAITVKDGLIWRINEYATLVRRDAKGTDRASPRPATSRLGLSPRQLSTMAQDLEHYFQRQRPYLDPELDLQQVAEASGYSRNQISYLLNQVLGQSFYRYVNQARLQHLLASLDDSCTHMSVDDLAFAAGFNSLSAFYKCFREHTGLSPKAYVKQISLRART, from the coding sequence ATGAGCCTCCCCGACACCCCCGAGCACACCCCGCTCACCGCCGACACCGTGCTGCGCTACCACTTGTGCTGGAAGCACCGCGACCTCGACGGCGTCATGGCGCTCTACCACCCGGACATCCAGTACCACGACTTCTTCCAGAACCGCGTGCTCGGCTTCGATGAGCTGCGTGACTATGTCCGCGCCTCGCTGCCCCATCAGGCGGGCGAGGACATTGTCCACAGCGACCGTATCCGCGTGGACGGCTGCACCGCGTTCATCCAGTACCAGGTGACGGTCCAGGGCGGCGACGGGCTGGTGGCGTTCCAGTCCAGCGAGGCGATCACCGTCAAGGATGGCTTGATCTGGCGCATCAACGAGTACGCCACCCTGGTACGCCGCGACGCCAAGGGCACCGACCGCGCCAGCCCACGGCCGGCCACCAGCCGCCTGGGCCTGTCGCCCCGCCAGCTATCCACCATGGCCCAGGACCTTGAACACTACTTCCAGCGCCAGCGCCCCTACCTCGACCCGGAACTGGACCTGCAGCAGGTCGCCGAGGCCAGCGGCTACAGCCGCAACCAGATCTCCTACCTGCTCAACCAGGTGCTGGGGCAAAGCTTCTACCGCTACGTCAACCAGGCGCGCCTGCAGCACCTGCTGGCCAGCCTGGACGACAGCTGTACACACATGTCGGTCGATGACCTGGCCTTCGCCGCCGGCTTCAACTCGCTCTCGGCCTTCTACAAGTGCTTTCGCGAACACACAGGGCTGTCGCCCAAGGCCTATGTGAAGCAAATTTCCCTGCGTGCACGCACGTAG
- a CDS encoding NAD(P)/FAD-dependent oxidoreductase → MQPWRTISLWMDQLDEPLCSRPALGQDLTVDVCIIGAGYTGLWTAYYLKRQAPHLSIAVIDAHTAGFGASGRNGGWLMGNLLGEDRMLASLSPQQRRASIELLHGIPDEVHGILQREGIDCDYRKGGVLYCAARYPEQERSLRAYLDDLYRQGMTEDDYRWLGPEQLDGQLRVSNAYGAIYSPHTATIQPAKLVRGLARTVQNLDVALYENTPAIDWRPGEVRTPQATIRSHWVVPAVEGYAASLPPLGRHQLPVQSLLVATEPLPQSTWARIGLAQGQAFSESSRQVTYGQRTADDRLVFGARGGYRFGGRLREDFSLTDAEIALRRYLFSELFPQLKDVRITHSWGGNLGMARRFHPHMLCDRQRGIALAGGYGGEGVGATNLGGRTLAALILDQHNALTAQPWVYDNRPLSSLATWPPEPCRWLGYNAIIQSFVHEDQTLANPGSAPWRRRLAIALADFMEGFMR, encoded by the coding sequence ATGCAACCCTGGCGCACGATCAGCCTCTGGATGGACCAGCTCGACGAGCCCCTTTGCAGCCGCCCGGCCCTGGGCCAGGACCTGACGGTGGACGTTTGCATCATCGGTGCCGGCTACACCGGGCTGTGGACGGCCTACTACCTCAAGCGCCAGGCGCCGCACCTGAGCATCGCGGTGATCGACGCCCATACCGCAGGCTTCGGCGCCTCCGGGCGCAACGGCGGCTGGTTGATGGGCAACCTGCTGGGCGAGGACCGGATGCTCGCCAGCCTTTCGCCGCAACAACGCCGCGCCAGCATCGAGCTGCTGCACGGTATTCCCGATGAAGTCCACGGCATCCTGCAACGCGAAGGCATCGACTGCGACTATCGCAAAGGCGGCGTACTCTATTGCGCGGCCCGCTACCCCGAACAGGAGCGCAGCCTGCGCGCCTACCTGGACGACCTCTACCGCCAAGGCATGACCGAGGACGACTACCGCTGGCTGGGCCCAGAACAACTCGACGGCCAGCTGCGGGTGAGCAACGCCTATGGCGCGATCTACAGCCCACACACCGCGACCATCCAGCCAGCCAAGCTCGTCCGAGGCCTGGCCCGTACGGTGCAGAACCTCGACGTTGCTCTCTACGAGAACACCCCCGCCATCGACTGGCGCCCCGGCGAGGTACGCACACCACAGGCCACGATCCGCAGCCATTGGGTGGTGCCGGCGGTGGAAGGCTACGCCGCCAGCCTGCCCCCACTGGGCCGCCACCAGCTACCGGTACAAAGCCTGCTGGTGGCGACCGAACCGTTGCCGCAATCGACCTGGGCCCGGATCGGCCTGGCCCAGGGCCAAGCGTTCAGCGAAAGCAGCCGCCAGGTCACCTATGGCCAGCGCACCGCCGACGACCGCCTGGTGTTCGGTGCCCGTGGCGGCTACCGCTTCGGCGGGCGACTGCGGGAAGACTTCAGCCTCACCGATGCCGAGATCGCCCTGCGCCGCTACCTGTTCAGCGAGCTGTTCCCACAGCTCAAGGACGTGCGCATCACCCACTCATGGGGCGGCAACCTGGGCATGGCTCGACGCTTCCACCCGCACATGCTGTGCGACCGCCAGCGTGGCATCGCCCTGGCCGGCGGCTACGGCGGCGAAGGCGTCGGTGCCACCAACCTGGGCGGGCGTACCCTCGCGGCGTTGATCCTCGACCAGCACAACGCCCTCACCGCACAGCCCTGGGTGTACGACAACCGCCCGCTGTCGAGCCTGGCGACCTGGCCCCCCGAACCCTGCCGCTGGCTGGGCTACAACGCGATCATCCAAAGCTTCGTGCACGAAGACCAGACCCTCGCCAACCCCGGCAGCGCCCCCTGGAGACGGCGCCTGGCCATCGCCCTTGCCGACTTCATGGAAGGTTTCATGCGCTGA
- a CDS encoding cupin domain-containing protein, with protein sequence MSITQFKHTASVPLAHSNPVAAPLGEPVAVTSVTWVERSDGVETGIWECTPGRWRRQIVQQEFCHFVKGRCTFTPDGGEPLHIEAGDALMLPANSTGTWDIQETVRKTYVLIF encoded by the coding sequence ATGAGCATCACCCAGTTCAAACACACCGCCAGCGTCCCCCTGGCACACAGCAACCCTGTCGCCGCCCCGCTCGGTGAACCGGTCGCGGTCACCTCGGTCACCTGGGTCGAACGCAGCGATGGGGTCGAGACCGGCATCTGGGAGTGCACGCCAGGTCGCTGGCGTCGGCAGATCGTGCAGCAGGAGTTCTGCCACTTCGTCAAAGGCCGCTGCACCTTCACCCCCGATGGGGGCGAGCCTTTGCACATCGAAGCTGGCGACGCCCTGATGCTACCGGCCAACAGCACCGGCACCTGGGATATCCAGGAGACGGTGCGCAAGACCTACGTGCTGATTTTCTGA
- a CDS encoding polyamine ABC transporter substrate-binding protein, which translates to MRTLLLAPLMLAACAANATDSVKIYNWSSYIAPDTLKQFQHATGIVPTYDVFDSNETLDGKLMTGNSGYDVVFPSNHFMARQIQGKALKKLDRSQLPNWHNLNPVLLKALEVNDPGNQYGFPYLWGSTGIGYNIDKVKAVLGDHAPIDSWDLIFKPEYIAKLKSCGVAVLDNGPELLPIALHYLGLPHHSRNPADYDKAKALLMQVRPYISYFHSSKYTGDLANGDVCVVVGFSGDVLQAKNRAEEAQNGVKVGYSIPKEGAPLWFDMVAMPADAPDEKAGYAYMNYLLQPEVMAAISDHVQYANGNLKADALVAPQLKANEMIYPSDEVLGKLYALEAMPAKIDRIRTRIWTSIKAGN; encoded by the coding sequence ATGCGCACGCTTCTTCTCGCCCCCCTGATGCTCGCCGCCTGCGCGGCCAATGCCACCGACTCGGTGAAGATCTACAACTGGTCCAGCTACATCGCCCCCGATACCCTCAAGCAGTTCCAGCACGCCACCGGCATCGTCCCCACCTACGATGTGTTCGACAGCAACGAAACCCTCGACGGCAAGTTGATGACCGGTAATTCCGGCTACGACGTGGTGTTTCCCTCCAACCATTTCATGGCCCGGCAGATCCAGGGCAAGGCGCTGAAGAAGCTCGACAGAAGCCAGCTGCCCAACTGGCACAACCTCAACCCGGTGTTGCTCAAGGCCCTGGAAGTGAACGACCCGGGCAACCAGTACGGCTTCCCGTACCTGTGGGGCAGCACCGGCATCGGCTACAACATCGACAAGGTCAAGGCCGTGCTTGGCGACCACGCGCCGATCGACTCCTGGGACCTGATCTTCAAGCCCGAATACATTGCCAAGCTCAAAAGCTGCGGCGTCGCCGTGCTCGACAACGGCCCCGAACTGCTGCCGATCGCACTGCACTACCTGGGCCTGCCGCACCACAGCCGCAACCCGGCCGACTACGACAAGGCCAAGGCGCTGTTGATGCAGGTACGCCCCTACATCAGCTACTTCCATTCGTCCAAGTACACAGGCGACCTGGCCAATGGCGATGTGTGCGTGGTGGTGGGGTTCTCGGGGGATGTGCTGCAGGCGAAGAACCGTGCCGAAGAGGCACAGAACGGGGTGAAAGTGGGTTATTCGATACCCAAGGAAGGTGCACCGCTGTGGTTCGACATGGTGGCCATGCCAGCCGATGCCCCGGACGAGAAAGCCGGCTATGCCTACATGAACTACCTACTGCAACCAGAGGTGATGGCCGCGATCAGCGACCATGTGCAGTACGCCAACGGCAACCTCAAGGCTGACGCCTTGGTGGCCCCGCAGCTCAAGGCCAATGAAATGATCTACCCCAGTGACGAGGTGCTGGGCAAGCTCTATGCCCTGGAGGCGATGCCGGCGAAGATCGACCGGATCAGGACGCGGATCTGGACCAGTATCAAAGCGGGGAATTGA
- a CDS encoding peptide chain release factor 3 translates to MTNQAAEVAKRRTFAIISHPDAGKTTITEKLLLMGKAIAVAGTVKSRKSDRHATSDWMEMEKQRGISITTSVMQFPYREHMINLLDTPGHEDFSEDTYRTLTAVDSALMVLDGGKGVEPRTIALMDVCRLRDTPIVSFINKLDRDIRDPIELLDEIEAVLKIKAAPITWPIGCYRDFKGVYHLTGDYIVVYTPGHGHERTEAKIIQKLDSDEARAHLGDQYESFVEQLELVQGACHEFNQEEFINGQLTPVFFGTALGNFGVDHVLDAVVDWAPRPLGRVAHERTVEPVEEKFTGFVFKIQANMDPKHRDRIAFMRICSGKYEKGMKMRHVRLGKDLRIGDALTFFSSEREQLEEAYAGDIIGLHNHGTIQIGDTFTEGEALGFTGIPHFAPELFRRVRLKDPLKSKQLRQGLQQLAEEGATQVFFPERSNDIILGAVGVLQFDVVASRLKEEYKVECAYEPITVWSARWISCDDKKKLEEFQNKAMENLAIDGGGHLTYLAPTRVNLSLMEERWPDVTFRATREHH, encoded by the coding sequence ATGACCAACCAGGCCGCCGAAGTCGCGAAGCGCCGCACTTTCGCAATCATTTCCCACCCCGACGCCGGTAAGACGACCATCACTGAGAAGCTCTTGCTGATGGGCAAGGCGATTGCCGTTGCCGGTACCGTGAAGTCGCGCAAGTCCGACCGCCACGCCACCTCCGACTGGATGGAAATGGAGAAGCAGCGCGGCATCTCCATCACCACCTCGGTGATGCAGTTCCCCTATCGCGAGCACATGATCAACCTGCTCGACACCCCCGGCCACGAGGACTTCTCCGAAGACACCTACCGCACCCTGACCGCGGTGGACTCGGCGCTGATGGTGCTCGACGGCGGTAAGGGCGTAGAGCCGCGTACCATCGCCCTGATGGACGTGTGCCGCCTGCGTGACACGCCTATCGTCAGCTTCATCAACAAACTCGACCGGGACATCCGCGACCCTATCGAACTGCTCGACGAGATCGAGGCGGTGCTGAAGATCAAGGCCGCGCCGATCACTTGGCCGATCGGTTGCTACCGCGACTTCAAGGGCGTGTACCACCTGACCGGCGACTACATCGTGGTCTACACCCCGGGCCACGGCCACGAGCGCACCGAAGCCAAGATCATCCAGAAGCTCGACTCCGACGAAGCTCGCGCGCACCTGGGCGACCAGTACGAATCGTTCGTCGAGCAACTGGAGCTGGTGCAGGGCGCCTGCCATGAATTCAACCAGGAAGAGTTCATCAACGGCCAGCTGACCCCGGTGTTCTTCGGTACCGCGCTTGGCAACTTCGGTGTCGACCATGTGCTCGATGCTGTCGTCGACTGGGCGCCGCGCCCGTTGGGCCGTGTCGCCCACGAGCGGACCGTCGAGCCCGTGGAAGAAAAATTCACCGGCTTCGTGTTCAAGATCCAGGCGAACATGGACCCCAAGCACCGCGACCGTATCGCCTTCATGCGCATCTGCTCGGGCAAGTACGAGAAGGGCATGAAGATGCGCCATGTGCGCCTGGGCAAGGACCTGCGCATCGGCGACGCCCTGACCTTCTTCTCCTCCGAGCGTGAACAGCTCGAGGAAGCCTATGCCGGCGATATCATCGGACTGCACAACCACGGCACCATCCAGATCGGTGACACCTTCACCGAAGGCGAGGCGCTGGGCTTCACCGGTATCCCGCACTTCGCCCCGGAGCTGTTCCGCCGCGTGCGCCTGAAGGACCCGCTCAAGTCCAAGCAGCTGCGCCAGGGCCTGCAACAGTTGGCCGAAGAAGGCGCGACCCAGGTGTTCTTCCCCGAGCGCAGCAACGACATCATCCTCGGTGCGGTCGGTGTGCTGCAGTTCGACGTGGTCGCCAGCCGCCTGAAGGAAGAGTACAAGGTCGAGTGCGCCTACGAGCCGATCACCGTGTGGTCGGCACGCTGGATCAGCTGCGATGACAAGAAGAAGCTCGAGGAATTCCAGAACAAGGCCATGGAGAACCTGGCCATCGACGGTGGCGGTCACCTGACCTACCTGGCCCCGACCCGGGTCAACCTGTCGCTGATGGAAGAGCGCTGGCCGGATGTGACCTTCCGCGCTACCCGCGAGCATCATTGA
- a CDS encoding type III PLP-dependent enzyme yields the protein MSIQVEDYFARETFQKMKAFADKQETPFVLIDTQIISQAYDDLRAGFEFAKVYYAVKANPAVEIIDLLKDKGSNFDIASIYELDKVMNQGVSADRISYGNTIKKSKDIRYFYEKGVRLYATDSEADLRNIAKAAPGSKVYVRILTEGSTTADWPLSRKFGCQTDMAMDLLILARDLGLVPYGVSFHVGSQQRDISVWDAAIAKVKVIFERLKDEDGIELKMINMGGGFPANYITRTNSLETYAEEIIRFLKEDFGDDLPEIILEPGRSLIANAGILVSEVVLVARKSRTAVERWVYTDVGKFSGLIETMDEAIKFPIWTEKKGEMEEVVIAGPTCDSADIMYEHYKYGLPLNLAIGDRLYWLSTGAYTTSYSAVEFNGFPPLKAYYL from the coding sequence ATGTCGATCCAGGTCGAAGACTATTTCGCGCGCGAAACCTTCCAGAAAATGAAGGCGTTCGCCGACAAGCAGGAAACCCCGTTCGTACTCATCGATACCCAGATCATCAGCCAGGCCTACGATGACCTGCGCGCCGGTTTCGAATTCGCCAAGGTGTACTACGCCGTCAAGGCCAACCCGGCGGTCGAGATCATCGACCTGCTCAAGGACAAGGGCTCGAACTTCGACATCGCCTCGATCTACGAACTGGACAAGGTGATGAACCAGGGTGTCAGCGCCGACCGCATCAGCTACGGCAACACCATCAAGAAGTCCAAGGACATCCGCTACTTCTACGAGAAGGGCGTGCGCCTGTACGCCACCGACTCCGAAGCGGACCTGCGCAACATCGCCAAGGCTGCCCCGGGCTCGAAGGTCTACGTCCGTATCCTGACCGAAGGCTCGACCACCGCCGACTGGCCGCTGTCGCGCAAGTTCGGCTGCCAGACCGACATGGCCATGGACCTGTTGATCCTCGCCCGCGACCTGGGCCTGGTGCCTTACGGCGTGTCGTTCCACGTGGGCTCCCAGCAGCGCGACATCAGCGTCTGGGACGCGGCCATCGCCAAGGTGAAGGTGATCTTCGAGCGCCTTAAGGATGAAGACGGCATCGAGCTGAAGATGATCAACATGGGAGGCGGCTTCCCGGCCAACTACATCACCCGCACCAACAGCCTGGAAACCTACGCCGAGGAAATCATCCGCTTCCTCAAGGAAGACTTCGGCGATGACCTGCCGGAAATCATCCTCGAGCCAGGCCGCTCGCTGATCGCCAACGCCGGCATCCTGGTCAGCGAAGTGGTGCTGGTGGCGCGCAAGTCGCGTACTGCGGTGGAGCGCTGGGTCTACACCGACGTGGGCAAATTCTCCGGCCTGATCGAAACCATGGACGAAGCCATCAAGTTCCCGATCTGGACCGAGAAGAAAGGCGAGATGGAAGAAGTGGTCATCGCCGGCCCCACCTGCGACAGTGCCGACATCATGTACGAGCACTACAAGTACGGCCTGCCGCTGAACCTGGCCATCGGCGACCGCCTGTATTGGCTGTCGACCGGCGCCTACACCACCAGCTACAGCGCGGTGGAGTTCAACGGCTTCCCGCCGCTGAAGGCGTACTACCTGTAA
- a CDS encoding tetratricopeptide repeat protein, whose amino-acid sequence MSYPLRREEVVDVASLQAMLEDSPGKAAQAILAAAGQGVVQAQLLLGQILLDGRGIERDPALARQWFGIAAQAGSAMAHNMLGRCLEHGWGGASNLAQAAIHYARAADAGLDWGLYNLGNLLATGRGVPADQAQALVCYEKAAQLGHAKSMNLYGRYLEQGIATAASPARAVRWYRRSAEAGDFRGMFSLAMVLIERGQMHEAGPWLERARVEGNHNFLRSAVATLRGAGPLLAEHAAAYAAELETREA is encoded by the coding sequence CATGCTCGAAGACAGCCCCGGCAAGGCTGCCCAGGCGATCCTGGCGGCAGCAGGGCAGGGCGTGGTGCAGGCGCAATTGTTATTGGGGCAGATCCTGCTCGATGGGCGGGGCATCGAGCGTGACCCTGCCCTGGCTCGTCAATGGTTTGGTATCGCCGCCCAGGCCGGCAGTGCCATGGCGCACAACATGCTGGGGCGATGCCTGGAGCATGGCTGGGGTGGGGCGAGCAACCTGGCGCAGGCGGCCATTCATTATGCCCGGGCAGCCGATGCCGGGTTGGACTGGGGCCTCTACAACCTGGGCAACCTGCTGGCCACCGGGCGCGGGGTGCCGGCTGACCAGGCCCAGGCATTGGTCTGTTACGAGAAGGCCGCGCAGCTGGGGCATGCCAAGTCGATGAACCTCTATGGTCGCTACCTGGAACAGGGCATTGCCACCGCAGCCAGCCCGGCACGGGCGGTGCGCTGGTATCGCCGTTCGGCCGAGGCGGGGGATTTCCGGGGCATGTTCAGCCTGGCGATGGTCCTCATCGAGCGAGGGCAGATGCATGAAGCCGGCCCTTGGCTGGAGCGTGCGCGTGTCGAGGGCAATCACAACTTTTTGCGCAGCGCAGTGGCCACCTTGCGCGGTGCCGGACCCTTACTGGCTGAGCATGCGGCAGCCTATGCCGCTGAGCTGGAAACGCGCGAAGCCTGA